From a single Nakaseomyces glabratus chromosome H, complete sequence genomic region:
- a CDS encoding uncharacterized protein (CAGL0H08910g~Ortholog(s) have prospore membrane localization), with product MMLHLVTLFILVVNKFSCGFIVPQMNHEQPSDIASLVCATRIEDERFPNIKKFLSQYFQAWQPGSNSGGYTGFKIYKHFLFQFLPPLVDNSIKVTFCRDGVSQWTVTQNMQEDIDWNEFICIYDGKSNITSSLRTAAINDINNYHCFKLARRKKYVKRNYSFFLPGSFIGGLYYCNLSKNQKIQILDSSTSNLVVLHSNPVPLCNENNTIPLLPLVSDDLRGYWSYWYSKKSHNKVKEILNANVHKVVPYIHTYNFPSFEYNKTGSIPMFSVRELLFNLITANELGLNGLKNGIRSWFYEVSVTEDYSNFDTKPIIVDVIINTVINVLGQAASTPHRALYKIFKEK from the coding sequence ATGATGCTTCATTTAGTGACACTCTTTATCTTGGTAGTGAATAAGTTTTCCTGCGGTTTTATAGTACCTCAAATGAACCATGAACAGCCAAGTGATATAGCTAGTCTCGTATGCGCTACACgtattgaagatgaaaggtttccaaatatcaaaaaatttctaAGTCAATATTTCCAGGCCTGGCAACCTGGATCAAACTCCGGAGGTTACACGGgatttaaaatatataaacatTTTCTGTTCCAATTTTTGCCGCCACTGGTTGATAACTCTATAAAGGTCACGTTCTGTAGAGACGGTGTATCGCAATGGACTGTTACGCAAAACATGcaagaagatattgattGGAATGAATTTATATGTATTTATGATGGGAAGAGTAATATAACGTCATCCTTGAGAACAGCGGCAATTAACGATATAAACAACTATCATTGTTTTAAACTtgcaagaagaaaaaagtatGTAAAAAGGAACTATTCATTCTTTCTACCTGGCAGTTTTATTGGTGGGTTGTATTATTGTAACTTAAgcaaaaaccaaaaaattcaaatactTGATTCTTCTACAAGCAACTTAGTTGTTCTTCATTCTAACCCTGTGCCACTGTgtaatgaaaataacacAATACCATTGCTACCATTAGTTTCCGACGATTTAAGAGGTTATTGGTCTTATTGGTACTCAAAGAAATCCCATAATAAGGTAAAGGAAATTCTTAACGCGAATGTCCATAAAGTTGTTCCTTACATCCATACGTATAATTTTCCTTCCTTCGAGTATAACAAAACGGGATCAATACCAATGTTTTCTGTAAGAGAGCTCTTATTTAATTTGATTACAGCAAACGAATTAGGACTAAATGGTTTAAAAAATGGTATAAGATCGTGGTTCTATGAAGTGTCAGTTACTGAGGATTATAGCAATTTTGATACTAAGCCTATTATTGTGGACGTTATTATCAATACAGTCATAAATGTTCTTGGCCAAGCAGCAAGTACCCCACACAGAGCTTTATACAAGatttttaaagaaaaatag